A genomic region of Bernardetia sp. ABR2-2B contains the following coding sequences:
- a CDS encoding Fe(3+) ABC transporter substrate-binding protein: MNRIFASINSVFILFLVSISFFACNDKKRDNTETTSDSTTVIESSKEVNVYSHRHYESDKNLFKQFEEQTGIKVNVVKASADELINKLEMEGQNSPADVLITVDAGRLYRAKSKDLLQPIESETLFTNIPSHLRDADNQWFGITKRARVIVYDKEKVKPEDFATYESLAAPKAKGNLLIRSSNNVYNQSLLASIIANSDEETAKKWAAGVVENMARTPKGGDRDQIKGIAAGEGTLAVTNTYYLAQMLNDTDEENVKAAQKVAIIFPNQDGRGTHINVSGAAVTKHAPNKENAIKLIEFLTSKEAQEVYVKEEMEYPVRTDVEMAQTLQEWGTFKEDKLNLSKLGENQEKAVIIFDEVKWK, from the coding sequence ATGAATCGTATTTTTGCTAGTATTAATTCAGTATTTATTTTGTTTTTAGTCTCTATTTCATTTTTTGCTTGTAACGACAAGAAAAGAGACAATACAGAAACTACTTCTGATTCTACTACCGTAATAGAAAGCTCAAAAGAAGTAAATGTTTATTCGCATCGTCATTACGAATCTGATAAAAATCTTTTCAAGCAGTTTGAAGAACAAACAGGCATAAAAGTAAATGTTGTAAAAGCTTCTGCTGATGAGCTTATCAATAAATTGGAAATGGAAGGACAAAATTCTCCTGCTGATGTTTTGATTACTGTTGATGCTGGACGTTTGTATAGAGCAAAATCTAAAGACCTTTTACAACCAATCGAATCAGAGACTTTATTTACAAATATTCCTTCTCATTTGAGAGATGCAGACAATCAGTGGTTCGGAATCACGAAACGTGCTAGAGTGATTGTTTATGATAAAGAAAAAGTAAAACCAGAAGATTTTGCTACCTATGAAAGTCTTGCTGCCCCAAAAGCAAAAGGAAATTTATTGATTCGTTCTTCTAATAATGTTTATAATCAGTCTCTTTTGGCTTCTATTATTGCAAACTCTGATGAAGAAACTGCCAAAAAATGGGCGGCTGGTGTAGTAGAAAATATGGCAAGAACTCCAAAAGGAGGCGACCGTGACCAAATAAAAGGAATTGCAGCAGGAGAAGGAACTCTAGCAGTAACAAATACTTATTACTTAGCTCAAATGCTCAACGACACAGATGAAGAAAATGTAAAAGCAGCACAAAAAGTAGCTATTATTTTCCCAAATCAAGACGGAAGAGGAACGCACATCAACGTAAGTGGTGCAGCCGTAACAAAACATGCTCCTAATAAAGAAAATGCTATTAAACTGATTGAATTTCTGACGAGCAAAGAAGCACAGGAAGTTTATGTAAAAGAAGAAATGGAATATCCAGTTCGTACTGATGTAGAAATGGCTCAAACACTTCAAGAATGGGGAACATTCAAAGAAGACAAACTAAACCTCTCAAAGCTAGGTGAAAACCAAGAAAAAGCAGTTATTATTTTTGATGAAGTAAAGTGGAAGTAA
- a CDS encoding NAD(P)H-dependent oxidoreductase: MELLDKLRWRYAAKAMNGEKVSQDKIDNIIEAISLAPTSSGLQPFEVVVITNQEIKDKIKPVAWNQSVVSDCSHLFVFAAWDTYTADRINTAFDLVNEVRGFKNEGWENYRQMLLGSYPQKDAEENFQHAARQAYIAFTEALTACAFQEVDCTPMEGFDPDKVDEILGLREKGLRSCVLLPVGYRKAEEDWLVNLKKVRKSKEDLVTLID; encoded by the coding sequence ATGGAATTATTAGACAAGTTAAGATGGCGCTATGCTGCAAAGGCAATGAATGGCGAAAAAGTATCACAAGACAAAATCGATAATATTATCGAAGCAATTTCTCTTGCACCTACCTCAAGTGGTTTGCAGCCTTTTGAGGTTGTTGTGATTACAAATCAAGAAATCAAAGACAAAATAAAGCCTGTTGCTTGGAATCAGTCTGTCGTTTCGGATTGTTCGCATTTGTTTGTTTTTGCAGCTTGGGATACTTATACGGCTGACAGAATAAACACAGCATTTGATTTGGTAAATGAAGTGCGTGGATTTAAAAACGAAGGTTGGGAAAACTATCGCCAAATGTTACTTGGTAGTTATCCACAAAAAGATGCAGAAGAAAATTTCCAACATGCTGCAAGACAAGCCTATATTGCATTTACAGAAGCTTTGACAGCTTGTGCTTTCCAAGAAGTAGATTGTACACCAATGGAAGGATTTGATCCAGATAAAGTAGATGAAATTTTGGGTCTTAGAGAAAAGGGACTCAGAAGTTGTGTCCTTTTACCAGTTGGTTACAGAAAAGCAGAAGAAGATTGGTTGGTAAACTTAAAGAAAGTAAGAAAATCTAAAGAGGATTTAGTTACTCTTATTGACTAA
- a CDS encoding BamA/TamA family outer membrane protein, producing the protein MKHLLFLFLFVCSVSIVHTTNGQSAFRKYLYNLVNDTTEASKPRFLAYPTLAYSPETNLEIGISSLYIYYAKRDTTNRLSELSAFTFFTLENQYGIWLENAIYSNDDKIFILGRTRIQSFPLLYYGIGSNTPEEYQARVDANQIWVRQRILHKIKKDFFIGSQFDFTRLSGVDFVKNEEFESSIELPMGYEGSTNFGIGAGIVYDNRHNVLNVRKGFFSELGFLHYNDAVSDFQFNSFLSDTRIYRPIGKRNVFAAQLLGQFNTGNVPFNQLALLGGETIMRGYYTGRFRDRNQIAAQTEFRFLPLPLGFSKRIGATVFGSVATVFPNTREIAMDKITFSGGAGLRFLLFPKKDIYTRIDYALTREGGGLYILIGEAF; encoded by the coding sequence ATGAAACACTTGCTTTTTTTATTTTTATTTGTCTGCTCAGTTTCGATAGTTCATACTACCAACGGACAAAGTGCATTTAGAAAATATCTTTACAATTTAGTAAACGACACTACTGAAGCATCCAAACCTCGCTTTTTAGCTTATCCAACGTTGGCATATAGCCCAGAAACAAATTTAGAAATTGGTATTAGTTCACTTTATATTTATTATGCAAAGCGTGATACAACGAATCGTTTGAGTGAGTTAAGTGCATTTACGTTTTTTACCTTAGAAAATCAGTATGGTATTTGGCTAGAAAATGCGATTTATAGTAATGACGATAAAATTTTTATTTTGGGCAGAACACGAATACAAAGTTTTCCTCTTCTTTATTATGGAATTGGCTCAAATACACCAGAAGAATATCAAGCACGAGTAGATGCTAATCAGATTTGGGTAAGACAGCGTATTCTTCATAAAATTAAAAAAGATTTTTTTATAGGCTCTCAATTTGATTTTACACGCCTTTCAGGTGTAGATTTTGTCAAAAATGAAGAGTTTGAATCTTCTATTGAGCTACCTATGGGTTATGAAGGCTCTACCAATTTTGGTATAGGAGCAGGAATTGTTTATGACAATCGTCATAATGTCCTCAATGTACGAAAAGGTTTTTTCTCTGAACTTGGATTTCTTCATTATAACGATGCTGTGAGTGATTTTCAGTTCAATAGCTTTTTGTCAGATACACGTATTTATCGTCCAATAGGAAAGCGTAATGTTTTTGCTGCACAGCTTTTGGGGCAATTTAATACAGGAAATGTTCCTTTCAACCAACTTGCTTTGTTAGGTGGAGAAACCATTATGAGAGGATATTATACAGGAAGGTTTAGAGATAGAAATCAAATTGCAGCACAGACAGAATTTCGTTTTTTGCCATTGCCTTTAGGGTTTAGTAAGCGTATTGGAGCGACAGTTTTTGGCTCTGTGGCAACTGTTTTTCCAAATACAAGAGAAATTGCGATGGATAAAATTACCTTTTCTGGGGGAGCAGGTTTGCGTTTCTTGCTCTTTCCAAAAAAAGATATTTATACTCGTATAGATTATGCCCTTACTCGTGAAGGTGGTGGACTTTATATACTTATCGGAGAGGCTTTTTAG
- a CDS encoding T9SS type A sorting domain-containing protein — MKNLTLLLVLFIPCFTFGQTFPVSFDTNIEIIKEGKKLALTDGFNSPQFSTLKVDNDDLEDLFIFDRTTNQVLIFLQKINFQNQKEWIFAPEYTQLFPKLRNWVLLRDYDGDGQRDIFASTTFGIIVYKNTKNTTGNLTFEVAKDLLFSTGIAGNRLNLGIDATDIPAILDLDNDGDMDILNFRPSIGTTVEWHKNLSQETYSISDSLIFEKETIRWGGFEECVCESYIFDGNSCRIGATGRVEHAGSSLLVLNLDDNPALDLLVGDVACNYTTALFNEKRGQSANTEAILRNPQVRFPASKPIEIPTFAAVFYEDVTFDGNPDLIAAPNLYSNDGNLIDYENSAWLYENKGTKENPSFEFVKENFLQEQLFDIGENARPALIDIDNDGDLDMIVGERGHLFSSTSYKARLHFLENIGSNENPKLQYKNDDYLNFASSSTVRFQFLKPIISDFNGDEKDDLLFTAFELNTGKAGVFWIENKGNTQNNNQANFSLNDLKEVTLTGINLERNDEIILTELNNDDKIDLLVLQNRGGIKSFLQQDNGSFNLDNQNFGNLSFTRGSFTLYERSENGQTSKDLLLSNPEEGLFLIKDFKNQETGFDLIPLSLSTQNLPTDFPSSLLTSQNATLYFGNTVFPVAFDSQILIGTVGGGLQWLSPDGEIISGIDNDKTNENLFLKVFPNPAKDILTVQTKEKGSLILYDTKGQLLIEKQIQNSKNEIDISRFAAGLYILVFNTEKGQVYQKVIVQK, encoded by the coding sequence ATGAAAAATCTAACCTTATTACTTGTTCTATTTATCCCTTGTTTCACTTTCGGACAAACTTTTCCTGTTAGTTTTGATACAAATATCGAAATCATAAAAGAGGGTAAAAAGTTAGCTCTAACAGATGGATTCAATTCTCCTCAATTTTCTACTCTAAAGGTAGATAATGATGACTTGGAAGATCTTTTTATTTTTGATAGAACAACAAATCAAGTTCTTATTTTTCTTCAAAAAATAAACTTTCAAAATCAGAAAGAATGGATTTTTGCACCAGAATATACGCAGCTCTTTCCCAAACTAAGGAACTGGGTTTTGCTTCGTGATTATGATGGCGATGGACAAAGAGATATTTTTGCTTCTACAACTTTTGGTATTATTGTCTATAAAAACACAAAAAATACTACTGGAAATCTGACTTTTGAAGTAGCCAAAGATTTGCTTTTTAGTACAGGAATAGCAGGAAATCGATTAAATCTAGGAATTGATGCAACTGATATTCCTGCGATTTTGGATTTGGATAACGATGGAGATATGGATATTCTAAATTTTAGACCTTCTATCGGAACGACTGTCGAATGGCACAAAAATCTAAGTCAAGAGACCTATTCAATTTCTGATAGTCTTATTTTTGAGAAAGAAACAATTAGATGGGGAGGTTTTGAAGAGTGTGTTTGTGAGAGTTATATTTTTGATGGAAATAGTTGTAGAATAGGTGCGACAGGTAGAGTAGAACACGCTGGTTCGTCACTTTTGGTTCTCAATTTAGATGATAATCCTGCTCTTGATTTATTGGTTGGTGATGTAGCTTGTAATTATACGACTGCTTTATTTAATGAAAAAAGAGGACAGAGTGCAAATACAGAAGCCATTTTGAGAAATCCACAAGTTCGTTTTCCTGCTTCAAAACCAATTGAAATTCCTACGTTTGCAGCTGTTTTTTATGAAGATGTTACCTTTGATGGAAACCCTGATTTGATAGCTGCACCTAATTTATATTCGAATGATGGAAATTTGATTGATTATGAAAATTCTGCTTGGCTTTATGAAAATAAAGGAACAAAAGAAAATCCAAGTTTTGAGTTTGTGAAAGAAAATTTCTTACAAGAACAACTATTTGATATTGGAGAAAATGCTCGTCCTGCACTCATAGATATAGATAATGATGGAGATTTGGATATGATTGTGGGAGAACGTGGACATTTATTTTCTTCTACTTCTTATAAAGCAAGATTACATTTTTTAGAGAATATTGGAAGCAATGAAAACCCAAAACTTCAATATAAAAATGATGATTATCTAAATTTTGCCAGTTCTTCAACAGTAAGGTTTCAATTTTTAAAACCAATTATTTCAGATTTTAATGGAGACGAAAAAGACGATTTATTATTTACAGCCTTTGAGTTGAATACAGGAAAAGCAGGAGTCTTTTGGATAGAAAATAAAGGAAATACTCAAAATAATAATCAAGCTAATTTTTCATTGAATGATTTGAAAGAAGTTACTTTAACTGGAATAAACTTAGAAAGAAACGATGAGATTATTTTGACTGAATTAAATAACGATGATAAAATAGACTTACTTGTTTTGCAAAATAGAGGAGGAATAAAATCATTTTTACAGCAAGATAATGGTAGCTTTAATTTAGATAATCAAAATTTTGGCAATCTGAGTTTCACGAGAGGAAGCTTTACACTTTATGAAAGAAGTGAAAATGGACAGACTTCAAAAGACTTACTTTTATCTAATCCAGAAGAAGGACTTTTTTTAATTAAAGATTTCAAAAATCAAGAAACAGGTTTTGATTTGATTCCTCTTTCGCTTTCTACTCAAAATCTACCAACAGATTTTCCTTCTAGTTTATTAACTTCCCAAAATGCTACTTTATATTTTGGAAACACTGTTTTTCCTGTGGCATTCGATTCTCAAATTCTGATTGGAACAGTTGGAGGGGGACTGCAATGGCTTTCACCTGATGGAGAAATTATTTCTGGAATTGATAATGACAAAACGAATGAAAACTTGTTTTTGAAAGTGTTTCCAAATCCTGCAAAAGATATTCTGACTGTTCAAACAAAAGAAAAAGGAAGTTTGATTTTATATGATACAAAAGGACAACTTTTGATAGAAAAACAGATTCAAAATTCTAAAAATGAAATTGATATTTCTCGTTTTGCTGCTGGTTTGTATATTCTTGTTTTTAATACGGAAAAAGGACAGGTTTATCAGA
- a CDS encoding DUF3616 domain-containing protein, whose translation MKDKTINQEPKRIRFYLNDELNPLDDKIRDDISSVVRTGKNIWIAFDESLGLERLELVTFADNQQSYKKHAHFKLEDYIDLVDDSEVDIEGLAYDDYYLWLTGSQSKKRNDVDKEDDLKEQIDDLSELQYDYNRYTLARIPCVPNKETGDWELHKETPHPENKDITLRAAQLKRGKKHTQLSKKLSKDRHFEKFMDLPCKENGFDIEGLAVNGDRIFLGMRGPVLRGWATIVEIQVKETKKGKLKLKKIGEEIDGKTMKYRKHFLDLKGMGIRELCLQTDDLLILGGPTMDLDGTISLYRIKDGLKDEEYSITPEVERLFDVVKGAEIKKGKDKAEGIAPMPNGDLLVVYDAPVDDRLIGETDIEMDIFPYAPYK comes from the coding sequence ATGAAAGACAAAACTATTAATCAAGAGCCAAAACGAATCAGATTTTACTTAAATGATGAGTTAAATCCATTAGATGACAAAATTAGAGATGATATTTCTTCAGTTGTCCGAACAGGAAAAAATATTTGGATTGCCTTCGACGAGAGTTTAGGGTTGGAACGTTTGGAATTAGTAACTTTTGCTGACAATCAGCAGAGCTATAAAAAACACGCTCATTTTAAGTTAGAAGATTATATTGATTTGGTAGACGATAGTGAAGTTGATATAGAAGGTTTGGCGTATGATGATTACTATTTGTGGCTGACAGGTTCGCAAAGCAAAAAGCGAAATGATGTAGATAAAGAAGATGATTTGAAAGAGCAAATTGATGATTTGTCAGAATTACAATATGATTATAATCGTTATACGTTAGCTAGGATTCCTTGTGTTCCAAACAAAGAAACTGGCGACTGGGAACTTCATAAAGAGACTCCACATCCAGAAAATAAAGACATTACACTCAGAGCAGCGCAACTAAAAAGAGGAAAAAAACATACACAATTATCTAAAAAACTATCAAAGGATAGACATTTTGAAAAATTTATGGATTTGCCTTGTAAGGAAAATGGTTTTGATATTGAAGGGTTGGCAGTCAATGGAGACAGAATTTTCTTAGGAATGCGAGGACCTGTTTTGAGAGGTTGGGCTACTATTGTCGAAATTCAAGTTAAGGAAACCAAAAAAGGAAAGCTAAAACTCAAAAAAATAGGCGAAGAAATAGATGGCAAAACAATGAAATATCGTAAGCATTTTCTTGACCTCAAAGGAATGGGAATAAGAGAGCTTTGTTTGCAAACAGATGACTTACTGATTTTGGGAGGACCTACAATGGATTTGGATGGAACAATTTCTTTATACAGAATAAAAGATGGTCTTAAAGATGAAGAATATTCTATTACTCCAGAAGTGGAGCGTCTTTTTGATGTTGTGAAAGGAGCAGAGATAAAAAAAGGAAAAGATAAAGCCGAAGGAATTGCACCTATGCCCAATGGAGATTTATTAGTCGTTTATGATGCACCAGTAGATGACCGTTTGATTGGAGAGACCGATATTGAAATGGATATTTTTCCTTATGCTCCTTATAAATAA
- a CDS encoding MarR family transcriptional regulator → MEDSQLKLSNQICFPLYSVSRLITKAYKPFLDKMGVTYPQYLVLMVLWESNKITVNQITEKLFLNTNTLSPMLKRMEKMELIERNRSKKDERSVIIKLTEKGNQLKSQASCIPEELSKVLVAENVEVSDIMNLKEVLNEWIKILSEKKG, encoded by the coding sequence ATGGAAGATTCACAGTTAAAATTAAGCAATCAGATATGTTTTCCTCTCTATTCGGTTTCTCGTCTTATCACGAAGGCTTATAAACCTTTTTTGGATAAAATGGGAGTTACTTATCCTCAATATTTAGTATTGATGGTGCTTTGGGAGAGCAATAAAATTACAGTAAATCAGATAACAGAAAAGTTATTTCTCAATACAAATACACTTTCTCCTATGCTCAAACGTATGGAAAAAATGGAACTTATTGAGCGCAATCGTTCGAAGAAAGATGAAAGAAGCGTAATTATAAAACTGACAGAAAAAGGAAATCAACTCAAAAGTCAAGCATCTTGCATTCCAGAAGAGCTTTCCAAAGTATTAGTTGCTGAAAATGTAGAAGTTTCAGATATTATGAATTTGAAAGAAGTTCTCAATGAATGGATAAAGATTTTATCAGAAAAAAAAGGCTAA
- a CDS encoding response regulator — protein sequence MSIIVNAFAIYKLSQVQNVALEISENWMPSIYEISTISANTSDHMIRQQQHIFALSEIEMSEYEGLMRLDKENIARSEKKYKELLQEREDLLTDRIADKNEEDNPDLKDLRQNANNFKLFQDDYKKYLEESEKIKQLSRYNNKEEAKEKLRERSFLAFESSNQTLNQIIFDNFENAREAAKRSEDIYTDSSRLIIGFTLVSIIASFLVALFIVRNTRKQIGGEPSDIAEIARRVSAGDLTMEFNRVESQESIYTSVRKVVENLREVSKITNNIAKGDLSRQIEVKSAKDLLAISINQMIENFKNIINQAQVIAKGDYTVNVKERGEEDELSAALQRMTESLRANKVETFEQNWIKDGINQLAQQLSGNLLSLELSRKAINFISRYTESAQGVMYLVDSYSSKLKLNASYAFTERSGLSNEYKIGEGLVGQVGLERSPILLKNIRRQDMSLTTGTVEEPPTHVYAFPLVFEYELYGVIELASFEPFTQLKQEFLQQAANTIVTYIYSVLQTDRIKGLLATSEEATRSAQARAQEIEQANERLEVQQGELQEKSEELKRRNESLISAKEELDRRAEQLELSNKYKSEFLANMSHELRTPLNSIIMLSKMLSKNEKDTLVEKDVKKAKIIYKSGGELLRLINDILDLSKIEAGKMVINPVEFANKEIITDMNDLFQGIAQEKGIQFIAEDKTKSFIYSDKERLAQILRNFLSNAFKFTKKGQVKLSITEHDEEHYKYSIIDTGIGIPKDKQQIIFEAFKQADGTTSREYGGTGLGLSIARELTKLLQGQIELDSEAGKGSTFSIILPKKLDEELAEKEDRVTVVVKNLATGKNKSPQKRLPRKLIREDVEDDRNNINKNDNVILIIEDEVQFAESMAEVLQSQNIKTLIAQSGEEGIDLAIQYKPSGIILDLGLPDIDGTDVLKKLKSYKELRHIPIEIISARDKDNNLLSTGAFGFLQKPIDENVLKKAMADMLRLSQKKVKDLLVVEDDESQMEAIKELIIGDDVKVKGVKNQKEAIDAIENGTFDGAIVDLGLKNGSGQEVCKYINENYPNIPVIIYTGKTLSYEEETNLRQAAQSIILKTRDTGEKLREEVALFLHRMEEEVEKETPKLKQEESEQKTRTAELAESLLAEIQVDKELEDLLPKRTKTDKSNKKSEKLEGDVPPRSLTRNSINEDMNGDEDEDEEEYKSANEAAKEISKEEAIKLIKNKTILVVDDDIRNIFVIASALETYEANILEAMNGQQAIDMLREEDIDLVLMDSVMPEMNGLDAMRTIRQDEDLQHFPIVAITGKAQEEDKQECFDAGANDYIVKPVDYDQLVYTVCKWIGKRV from the coding sequence TTGTCAATTATAGTCAATGCTTTTGCAATTTACAAACTCTCACAGGTACAAAATGTAGCTCTTGAGATTAGTGAAAACTGGATGCCAAGCATCTACGAAATATCGACTATTAGTGCCAATACTTCTGACCACATGATACGTCAGCAACAACATATTTTTGCCCTTTCAGAAATTGAAATGTCAGAATATGAGGGGTTGATGCGATTAGATAAAGAAAATATCGCACGTAGTGAAAAAAAATACAAAGAACTACTTCAAGAAAGAGAAGACCTTCTTACTGATAGAATTGCAGACAAAAATGAAGAAGATAATCCAGATTTAAAAGACCTAAGACAAAATGCAAATAACTTCAAACTCTTTCAAGATGATTATAAAAAATATTTAGAGGAAAGTGAAAAAATAAAACAACTATCAAGATATAATAACAAAGAAGAAGCAAAAGAAAAACTACGTGAACGCTCATTTTTAGCCTTCGAATCAAGCAATCAAACGCTTAACCAAATCATCTTTGATAACTTCGAAAATGCACGAGAAGCAGCCAAACGAAGTGAAGACATTTATACTGATTCTAGTCGTTTGATTATTGGTTTTACCTTAGTTTCTATTATTGCTAGTTTTTTGGTAGCCCTTTTCATTGTCAGAAATACTCGCAAACAAATTGGTGGAGAGCCTTCTGACATTGCAGAAATAGCTCGTAGGGTTTCGGCTGGTGATTTGACGATGGAGTTTAATAGAGTAGAATCTCAAGAGAGTATTTATACTTCTGTAAGAAAAGTAGTAGAGAATTTGAGGGAAGTTTCTAAGATTACCAACAATATTGCAAAGGGAGATTTGTCAAGACAGATTGAAGTAAAAAGTGCAAAGGATTTACTTGCTATTTCGATTAATCAAATGATTGAAAACTTCAAAAATATTATCAATCAAGCACAAGTTATTGCAAAAGGAGATTATACTGTAAATGTAAAAGAAAGAGGAGAAGAAGACGAACTTAGTGCAGCCTTACAGCGAATGACAGAGAGTTTGAGAGCCAATAAAGTAGAAACCTTCGAACAAAACTGGATAAAAGATGGCATTAATCAACTTGCTCAACAGCTTTCTGGAAATCTTCTTTCCTTAGAACTTAGCAGAAAAGCAATCAATTTTATTTCTCGTTATACCGAATCAGCTCAAGGTGTAATGTATTTGGTGGATAGTTATTCCTCTAAATTAAAACTAAATGCTTCGTATGCCTTTACAGAGCGTTCTGGTCTTTCGAACGAATACAAAATCGGAGAAGGTTTGGTCGGGCAAGTAGGTTTGGAACGCAGCCCAATTTTGCTTAAAAATATTAGAAGACAAGATATGTCGCTCACAACAGGAACAGTCGAAGAGCCACCAACTCACGTTTATGCTTTTCCTTTGGTTTTTGAATATGAATTGTATGGAGTTATAGAACTGGCTTCTTTTGAACCATTTACGCAATTAAAGCAAGAATTTCTACAACAAGCAGCCAATACCATCGTAACTTATATTTATTCTGTACTTCAAACTGATAGAATCAAGGGACTTTTAGCAACATCGGAAGAAGCAACAAGAAGCGCACAAGCAAGAGCGCAAGAAATCGAACAAGCCAACGAAAGATTAGAAGTTCAGCAAGGAGAACTACAAGAAAAATCGGAAGAGCTTAAACGTAGAAATGAAAGCCTAATTTCGGCAAAAGAAGAGCTAGACAGAAGAGCCGAACAATTAGAATTATCTAACAAATATAAGTCAGAGTTTTTGGCAAATATGTCGCATGAACTCCGAACTCCTCTTAATTCGATTATCATGCTTTCCAAAATGCTTTCAAAAAATGAGAAAGATACATTGGTAGAAAAAGATGTCAAAAAAGCTAAGATTATCTACAAATCAGGTGGGGAACTCTTACGTCTTATCAATGATATTCTTGACCTTTCCAAAATTGAGGCTGGTAAAATGGTCATTAATCCTGTGGAATTTGCCAACAAAGAAATCATTACAGACATGAATGATTTGTTTCAAGGGATTGCACAAGAAAAAGGAATTCAGTTTATTGCAGAGGACAAAACCAAGTCGTTTATATACAGTGATAAGGAACGACTGGCACAAATTTTACGAAATTTCTTATCGAATGCTTTTAAATTTACCAAAAAAGGACAAGTCAAACTTTCGATTACAGAACACGACGAAGAGCATTACAAATACAGCATTATCGATACAGGAATTGGTATTCCAAAAGACAAACAACAAATCATTTTTGAAGCTTTCAAACAAGCCGATGGAACTACTTCAAGAGAATATGGAGGAACTGGTTTAGGTCTTTCGATTGCTAGAGAACTTACAAAACTACTACAAGGGCAAATCGAATTGGATTCAGAAGCAGGAAAGGGAAGTACGTTCTCCATCATTTTACCTAAAAAATTAGATGAGGAGTTAGCAGAAAAAGAAGACCGAGTAACTGTTGTAGTCAAGAATTTAGCAACAGGAAAGAACAAATCTCCTCAAAAGCGTTTGCCTAGAAAACTCATCAGAGAAGATGTAGAAGATGATAGAAATAATATCAACAAAAATGATAATGTTATTTTGATTATTGAAGATGAGGTGCAGTTTGCTGAAAGTATGGCAGAAGTGCTGCAATCTCAAAATATCAAAACACTCATTGCTCAAAGTGGAGAAGAAGGAATTGATTTGGCAATACAATACAAGCCAAGTGGAATTATCTTGGATTTAGGTCTGCCTGATATTGATGGAACAGATGTTTTGAAAAAATTAAAGTCATATAAAGAATTACGTCATATTCCTATCGAAATTATTTCGGCTAGAGATAAAGATAATAATTTACTTTCTACGGGTGCATTTGGTTTTCTTCAAAAACCAATCGATGAAAATGTATTGAAAAAGGCAATGGCTGATATGCTTCGTCTCTCTCAAAAGAAAGTCAAAGATTTATTAGTTGTTGAAGATGATGAATCACAAATGGAAGCTATCAAAGAGCTTATCATTGGCGATGATGTAAAAGTGAAAGGAGTCAAGAATCAAAAAGAAGCTATCGATGCCATAGAAAATGGCACTTTTGATGGTGCAATTGTAGATTTAGGCTTAAAAAATGGAAGTGGTCAGGAGGTATGTAAATACATTAATGAAAACTACCCAAATATTCCTGTCATTATTTATACTGGCAAAACACTTTCTTATGAAGAAGAAACAAACCTTCGACAAGCTGCTCAAAGTATTATCTTAAAAACAAGAGATACAGGCGAAAAATTGCGTGAAGAAGTAGCTTTGTTTTTACATAGAATGGAAGAAGAAGTAGAAAAAGAAACTCCTAAACTAAAGCAAGAAGAAAGTGAGCAAAAAACACGTACGGCCGAACTTGCAGAGTCTTTATTAGCTGAAATTCAAGTTGATAAAGAATTAGAGGATTTACTTCCAAAAAGAACTAAAACAGATAAATCAAATAAGAAGTCTGAAAAGCTAGAAGGAGATGTTCCTCCTCGTTCACTTACTCGCAACTCTATCAACGAAGACATGAACGGAGATGAAGATGAGGACGAAGAAGAGTATAAATCAGCTAATGAAGCTGCCAAAGAAATAAGTAAAGAAGAAGCCATCAAACTCATCAAAAACAAAACAATTTTGGTTGTCGATGATGATATTCGTAATATTTTTGTAATTGCATCTGCTTTAGAAACTTATGAAGCAAATATTTTGGAGGCTATGAACGGACAACAAGCTATTGATATGCTTCGTGAAGAAGACATAGATTTGGTGTTGATGGATTCGGTTATGCCAGAAATGAATGGACTTGATGCTATGCGAACTATTCGTCAAGATGAAGATTTACAACATTTTCCTATCGTTGCCATTACTGGAAAAGCACAAGAAGAAGACAAACAAGAGTGTTTTGATGCAGGAGCAAATGATTATATCGTAAAACCTGTTGATTATGACCAGCTTGTTTATACAGTCTGTAAATGGATTGGAAAACGTGTTTAG